One Yimella lutea DNA window includes the following coding sequences:
- a CDS encoding MscL family protein: MSGFKKFLLQGNVVELAVAVVIGTVFAKVVDAFVKIIMDLIGKAGGTPDFSNYKPGGVSVGNFLTALIGFLIVAAVVYFGVVKPYEAFKARFMKQKEEDDVTELSVLTEIRDALRTGR, translated from the coding sequence GTGAGTGGCTTCAAGAAATTCCTGTTGCAGGGCAACGTCGTCGAACTCGCTGTTGCGGTTGTCATCGGCACCGTTTTCGCCAAGGTTGTCGACGCCTTCGTCAAGATCATCATGGACCTCATCGGCAAGGCCGGCGGGACCCCCGACTTCTCCAACTACAAGCCGGGCGGCGTGAGCGTGGGTAACTTCCTCACCGCCCTGATCGGCTTCCTGATCGTCGCCGCCGTCGTCTACTTCGGCGTCGTCAAGCCGTACGAGGCTTTCAAGGCCCGCTTCATGAAGCAGAAGGAAGAGGACGACGTCACCGAACTCAGCGTCCTCACCGAGATTCGCGACGCCCTGCGCACGGGCCGCTGA